From the genome of Dryobates pubescens isolate bDryPub1 chromosome 5, bDryPub1.pri, whole genome shotgun sequence, one region includes:
- the CNIH1 gene encoding protein cornichon homolog 1 isoform X1 produces the protein MAFTFAAFCYMLALLLTAALIFFAIWHIIAFDELKTDYKNPIDQCNTLNPTVEKVKKIKRVKIALKLVLPEYLIHAFFCVMFLCAAEWLTLGLNMPLLAYHIWRYMSRPVMSGPGLYDPTTIMNADILAYCQKEGWCKLAFYLLSFFYYLYGMIYVLVSS, from the exons ATGGCCTTCACGTTCGCCGCCTTCTGCTACATGCTAGCGCTGCTGCTCACCGCCGCCCTCATCTTCTTCGCCATCTGGCAT ATTATAGCATTTGATGAACTGAAGACTGATTACAAGAATCCCATAGACCAATGTAATACACTTAATCCT ACAGTTGAAAAGGTCAAAAAGATTAAAAGAGTCAAAATTGCATTAAAG cttgtACTTCCAGAGTACCTCATCCACGCATTCTTCTGTGTTATGTTTCTCTGTGCAGCAGAGTGGCTTACACTGGGTCTCAATATGCCTTTGTTGGCTTATCATATTTGGAG GTACATGAGTAGACCTGTGATGAGTGGCCCTGGTCTGTATGATCCTACAACCATCATGAATGCAGATATTTTAGCCTATTGCCAGAAAGAAGGATGGTGCAAATTAGCATTCTACCTTCTATCATTTTTTTACTACCTATATGG CATGATTTATGTTCTGGTGAGCTCTTAA
- the CNIH1 gene encoding protein cornichon homolog 1 isoform X2 yields the protein MAFTFAAFCYMLALLLTAALIFFAIWHIIAFDELKTDYKNPIDQCNTLNPLVLPEYLIHAFFCVMFLCAAEWLTLGLNMPLLAYHIWRYMSRPVMSGPGLYDPTTIMNADILAYCQKEGWCKLAFYLLSFFYYLYGMIYVLVSS from the exons ATGGCCTTCACGTTCGCCGCCTTCTGCTACATGCTAGCGCTGCTGCTCACCGCCGCCCTCATCTTCTTCGCCATCTGGCAT ATTATAGCATTTGATGAACTGAAGACTGATTACAAGAATCCCATAGACCAATGTAATACACTTAATCCT cttgtACTTCCAGAGTACCTCATCCACGCATTCTTCTGTGTTATGTTTCTCTGTGCAGCAGAGTGGCTTACACTGGGTCTCAATATGCCTTTGTTGGCTTATCATATTTGGAG GTACATGAGTAGACCTGTGATGAGTGGCCCTGGTCTGTATGATCCTACAACCATCATGAATGCAGATATTTTAGCCTATTGCCAGAAAGAAGGATGGTGCAAATTAGCATTCTACCTTCTATCATTTTTTTACTACCTATATGG CATGATTTATGTTCTGGTGAGCTCTTAA